A genome region from Gadus chalcogrammus isolate NIFS_2021 chromosome 5, NIFS_Gcha_1.0, whole genome shotgun sequence includes the following:
- the LOC130382739 gene encoding uncharacterized protein LOC130382739 codes for MAGIANIAAPSSLGAQHPPETATAGFLATGDSFQTIATSFRVGASTVASIVSDGVTAIWDCLVEEFMAVPTPEDWRLIAQQFEEQWNFPLCCGAIDGKHVVLKAPANSGSQFFNYKGTFSIVLLAVVDADKCFRIIDVGGYGRTSDGGILANSVFGQALRAGDLKLPADRVLSAAAQRGPLPHVFVADEAFPLRTDLMRPFPGRILLRERRVFNYRLSRARLVVENAFGILSSQWRIYRRVIEVRPELAERCVKATCVLHNLLRRTAPTAAVRDCLPVGVVLPLPGLGRVAANNAGREAIRIRETFTSYFSAEGTLSWHDTIV; via the coding sequence ATTCCTGGCTACTGGCGATTCGTTCCAGACGATAGCCACCAGCTTCCGGGTCGGGGCCTCCACCGTGGCTTCCATCGTGTCCGATGGGGTGACGGCTATATGggactgcctggtggaggagttcaTGGCTGTGCCCACTCCCGAGGACTGGAGGCTGATTGCGCAGCAGTTCGAGGAGCAGTGGAACTTCCCTCTCTGTTGCGGTGCCATCGATGGGAAGCATGTTGTTCTGAAGGCCCCTGCGAACTCCGGTTCGCAGTTCTTCAACTACAAGGGAACATTTTCCATTGTTCTCTTGGCAGTTGTCGACGCAGACAAGTGCTTCCGCATCATCGATGTGGGGGGCTATGGGAGAACCAGTGATGGAGGAATTCTGGCCAACTCGGTGTTTGGTCAGGCCCTCCGAGCTGGCGATCTCAAGCTCCCTGCTGACAGAGTACTGTCAGCGGCTGCGCAGAGAGGACCCCTGCCTCATGTGTTTGTAGCGGACGAGGCCTTTCCGCTACGGACCGACCTCATGAGGCCATTCCCCGGACGCATCCTCCTCCGAGAGCGGCGCGTGTTCAACTACCGACTGTCCCGGGCTCGGTTGGTGGTTGAGAACGCCTTCGGCATCCTCTCCTCCCAGTGGCGGATCTACCGGAGGGTCATCGAGGTCCGTCCTGAGCTGGCGGAGAGATGCGTCAAGGCCACCTGTGTGCTCCACAACCTCCTCCGCAGAacagcaccaacagcagcagTGAGAGATTGCCTCCCTGTTGGTGTGGTGTTGCCTCTGCCAGGGCTGGGGAGAGTGGCTGCCAACAACGCTGGGAGAGAGGCCATCCGGATCCGCGAGACCTTCACCTCCTACTTCTCTGCAGAAGGGACCCTCTCGTGGCATGACACCATCGTATAG